One region of Mycolicibacterium rhodesiae NBB3 genomic DNA includes:
- a CDS encoding DUF7158 domain-containing protein, with amino-acid sequence MSVAATVNGAPIFVAEVDAREARLRASRSASSLPRPGTSEGRQLRRWLTQLLVAERVVAAEAIALRVSPDNAPSEADLLPDMAVRLEIGSVAASVLGGPLARALFIEVTAAVDVTADAVAGYASRNPARFADTAAVAEHLRAASRRRTFRLWLDARCAAVVELAPGYEHPGDPRQPDNTHRH; translated from the coding sequence ATGAGTGTCGCGGCGACTGTCAACGGGGCGCCGATCTTTGTCGCAGAGGTCGACGCGCGCGAAGCACGGCTACGCGCGTCACGCTCGGCGTCGTCGCTACCGCGGCCCGGCACCAGCGAGGGACGACAGCTGAGGCGTTGGCTCACACAGCTTCTCGTCGCCGAACGCGTGGTGGCCGCCGAGGCGATCGCACTCCGTGTGAGCCCTGACAATGCGCCGTCGGAGGCCGACCTGCTACCGGACATGGCCGTGCGACTCGAGATCGGCAGCGTGGCGGCGTCCGTGCTCGGAGGCCCGCTGGCGCGGGCGCTGTTCATCGAGGTGACCGCTGCCGTCGACGTGACCGCCGACGCCGTCGCCGGATACGCGTCGCGCAACCCCGCGCGTTTCGCCGACACCGCCGCCGTTGCCGAACACCTGCGCGCCGCGTCCCGGCGTCGCACCTTCCGGCTGTGGCTGGACGCCAGGTGCGCTGCCGTCGTCGAGCTGGCTCCCGGCTACGAGCATCCCGGCGACCCGCGACAACCCGACAACACCCACCGGCACTGA
- a CDS encoding endonuclease/exonuclease/phosphatase family protein, producing MRMATFNILHGRSVHDGVVHPDRLVDAIRQLDPDVLALQEVDLDQPRSGMSDLTAVAAAAMEAASHRFVAAIAGTPGATWMAATGREQPGTSAYGIALLSRYPAVDWQVVRLPRVPMKFPMYLRGPNRVQVVNEEPRAAVVARLETPVGPLTVANTHLSFVPGWNRRQLRLLMRDLRGFPGPHVLMGDLNMPPARVGRLSGLRSLGETLTFPADRPEMQLDHILTDDGGLRADSCSAPELPISDHRALVVDISRH from the coding sequence ATGCGGATGGCTACCTTCAACATCCTGCACGGACGCAGTGTTCATGATGGCGTGGTTCACCCGGACCGACTCGTCGACGCGATCCGGCAACTCGATCCCGATGTCCTGGCGTTGCAGGAGGTCGACCTCGACCAGCCCCGGTCCGGGATGTCCGACCTGACCGCCGTCGCGGCAGCCGCGATGGAAGCGGCGAGCCACCGGTTCGTCGCCGCCATCGCGGGCACACCGGGCGCGACGTGGATGGCAGCCACGGGGCGCGAGCAGCCGGGCACCAGCGCCTACGGCATCGCCCTGCTGTCGCGCTATCCGGCCGTCGACTGGCAAGTGGTGCGGCTGCCGCGGGTCCCGATGAAGTTTCCGATGTATCTGCGCGGTCCGAATCGAGTGCAGGTCGTCAACGAGGAGCCGCGGGCGGCGGTCGTCGCGCGGCTGGAGACCCCGGTTGGCCCGCTGACCGTCGCCAACACCCACCTGTCGTTCGTACCGGGCTGGAACCGTCGCCAATTGCGGCTACTCATGCGCGACCTGCGAGGTTTCCCGGGTCCGCATGTGCTGATGGGCGATCTGAACATGCCGCCGGCCAGAGTCGGGCGGCTGAGCGGGTTGCGATCGCTCGGTGAAACGCTGACGTTCCCGGCCGACCGGCCGGAGATGCAACTCGACCACATCCTGACCGACGACGGCGGCCTGCGGGCCGACAGCTGCAGCGCCCCCGAGTTGCCGATCTCTGATCACCGCGCGCTCGTCGTCGACATTTCGCGGCACTGA
- a CDS encoding NEW3 domain-containing protein, with product MHVISAESTQLFTGPSQAPQQLVRVSYTDGTGTVRIEGDGVTGRAKADPGNGSIEVPVVVTDPVPGQVRDARVIAGDSITGFAFTVAEPGWTMHMISHFHYDPVWWNTQAAYTSVWAEDPPGRCRQTNGFDLVRAHLEMARREPEYKFVLAEVDYLKPFWDTHPEDRADLRRFIADGRVEVMGGTYNEPNTNLTSPETTIRNFVHGMGFQRDILGANPATAWQLDVFGHDPQFPGMAADAGLTSSSWARGPHHQWGPMAGDGDPERMQFHSEFEWIAPSGRGLLTHYMPAHYAAGWWMDSAATLEEAETATYQLFAKLKKVALTRNVLLPVGTDYTPPNKWVTEIHRDWNARYTWPKFLCALPSEFFAAVRAELAERGADASPQTRDMNPIYTGCHVSYIDTKQANRAAEDAVLDAEKFAVFAGVLGGATYPQAALGKAWVQLVYGAHHDAITGSESDQVYLDLLTGWRDAWELGTTARDNALALLSRAVDGGVVVWNALAHKRSDIVTAQFDKPVGAGVRVVDSDGTELPAHVEHGGRVVSWLARDLPSLGWQAYHLTPATAAEGWKPLDGNEISNGHYRLRADPERGGGIVSLIEVAAERELIAAGKVGNELAVYDEYPAHPQAGEGPWHLLPKGPVVCSSAGPAEVRAYRGPLGERLVIEGRIRDQLRYTQILTLWRDVARVECRTTIDEFTGADRLLRLRWPCPVPGALPISEVGDAVIGRGFGLLHEKGSESAVDSATHPWTLDNPAYGWFGLSSAVRVRIGDGVRAVSVAEVVSPAGSASTPMVRSLMVALVRAGVTATCSGADHPRYGDLDVDSNLPDARIALGGPDQNSFTAAVLADAGPIYTEELERQLQSAGRARVWVPAAASLADEWVPGADLRAVRALPVLVIAAAELDAATDAVVEDLSDFEIVVDQAAPAWLEPFESHTVAVLNRGVPGFAVDSDGTLHTSLMRSCTGWPSGTWIDPPKRTAPDGSNFQLQHWTHTFDYAVVSGEGDWRQAAIPARSAEFSRPPQVVTENTHAAGGLPPWGSLLEIEPAGTVQLGALKAAGNPLAGGSARHVHPADGVAVRLVETSGTATDVEIRSGLRRVSAAARVDLLEQPRVQQVSEDLSLHGFEIATVLTRLNLPQVLEADHAVLAPDAEAAQPLYARYWLHNRGPAPLGGLPAVAHLHPQHISVEPDSDAQLRLTVVSDCSDTVLHGHVRLLLPDGWTADPAELPFMLPPSAHLATGVVLTAPADVPSGLYPVRAELALTGNHVSMPPSWRQVVEDVCVVSVSAPPDDSLLRFVAEPEPVDVKAGERATLSVSVGTDAYADVAVEAHVISPWGTWEWIGPGATGVELTARGTAQLSFDVAPPVWAPPGEWWALIRVAAAGQLLYSPAVKVTVR from the coding sequence GTGCACGTCATCTCCGCGGAGTCGACGCAGCTTTTCACAGGGCCGTCGCAGGCGCCGCAGCAGTTGGTGCGGGTGTCCTACACCGACGGAACCGGAACGGTGCGTATCGAGGGCGACGGCGTCACCGGTCGAGCCAAGGCCGATCCCGGCAACGGGAGCATCGAGGTACCCGTCGTGGTGACCGATCCGGTACCCGGCCAGGTGCGAGACGCGCGGGTCATCGCCGGCGACAGCATCACCGGATTCGCGTTCACCGTCGCGGAGCCCGGCTGGACGATGCACATGATCAGCCACTTCCACTACGACCCCGTGTGGTGGAACACGCAGGCGGCATATACGAGCGTGTGGGCCGAGGATCCACCCGGCAGGTGCAGGCAGACCAACGGCTTCGATCTGGTGCGAGCCCACCTCGAGATGGCGCGGCGTGAACCCGAGTACAAGTTCGTGCTCGCCGAGGTCGACTACCTCAAACCGTTCTGGGACACCCACCCCGAGGACCGCGCCGACCTGCGCAGGTTCATCGCCGACGGCCGCGTCGAGGTAATGGGCGGTACGTACAACGAACCGAACACCAACCTGACCAGTCCCGAGACGACTATTCGGAATTTCGTGCACGGCATGGGTTTTCAGCGCGACATCCTCGGCGCCAATCCGGCGACCGCCTGGCAGCTCGACGTGTTCGGGCACGACCCGCAGTTCCCCGGTATGGCCGCTGACGCCGGACTGACCTCCAGCTCATGGGCGCGCGGTCCACATCACCAGTGGGGTCCGATGGCCGGCGACGGCGACCCCGAGCGCATGCAGTTTCACAGCGAGTTCGAATGGATCGCCCCCTCTGGGCGCGGATTGCTCACGCATTACATGCCCGCCCATTACGCGGCGGGATGGTGGATGGACTCGGCGGCCACGCTCGAGGAGGCCGAGACCGCGACGTACCAACTGTTCGCGAAGCTGAAGAAGGTGGCGCTGACGCGCAACGTGTTGCTTCCGGTCGGCACGGACTACACGCCGCCGAACAAGTGGGTCACCGAGATCCACCGAGACTGGAACGCACGCTATACCTGGCCGAAGTTCTTGTGCGCGTTGCCAAGTGAGTTCTTCGCAGCGGTGCGTGCCGAACTCGCCGAGCGTGGTGCCGACGCGTCCCCGCAGACCCGGGACATGAATCCGATCTACACCGGCTGCCACGTGTCTTACATCGACACCAAGCAGGCCAATCGCGCAGCCGAGGATGCGGTGCTGGACGCGGAGAAGTTCGCGGTGTTCGCGGGCGTGCTCGGCGGCGCGACGTATCCGCAGGCCGCATTGGGGAAGGCGTGGGTCCAGCTCGTCTACGGGGCGCACCACGACGCGATCACCGGCTCGGAATCCGACCAGGTCTACCTCGATCTGCTGACGGGTTGGCGCGACGCGTGGGAACTCGGCACCACGGCGCGCGACAACGCGCTGGCACTCTTGTCGCGCGCGGTCGACGGCGGCGTCGTGGTCTGGAACGCGTTGGCCCACAAACGCAGTGACATCGTGACGGCACAATTCGACAAACCCGTCGGCGCGGGGGTACGCGTTGTCGACTCCGACGGGACCGAGCTGCCCGCCCATGTCGAGCATGGTGGACGGGTGGTCAGTTGGCTCGCGCGGGATCTCCCGTCGCTGGGTTGGCAGGCGTATCACTTGACACCGGCGACGGCCGCCGAAGGCTGGAAGCCGTTGGACGGCAACGAGATCAGCAACGGTCACTATCGCCTTCGGGCCGATCCCGAACGCGGCGGCGGGATTGTCTCGTTGATCGAGGTCGCGGCGGAACGCGAGCTCATCGCCGCCGGCAAGGTCGGCAACGAGCTCGCGGTCTACGACGAATACCCCGCCCATCCGCAGGCGGGCGAAGGCCCGTGGCATCTGCTGCCGAAGGGTCCGGTCGTGTGCTCGTCGGCGGGCCCAGCCGAGGTTCGTGCGTACCGCGGACCCCTCGGCGAGCGCCTGGTCATCGAAGGGCGAATCCGAGACCAGTTGCGCTACACGCAGATTCTGACGCTGTGGCGCGATGTGGCACGGGTGGAATGCCGGACCACCATCGACGAGTTCACCGGCGCCGATCGCCTGCTGCGGCTGCGCTGGCCGTGTCCGGTGCCGGGTGCACTGCCGATCAGCGAGGTCGGCGACGCGGTGATCGGGCGCGGGTTCGGTCTGCTGCACGAGAAGGGCTCCGAGTCGGCGGTCGACTCGGCGACTCACCCGTGGACGTTGGACAACCCGGCCTACGGCTGGTTCGGACTGTCGTCGGCGGTGCGGGTGCGTATCGGTGACGGTGTGCGCGCGGTGTCGGTGGCCGAGGTGGTGTCGCCGGCAGGGTCGGCGTCGACCCCGATGGTGCGCTCGCTGATGGTCGCGCTGGTCCGCGCCGGTGTGACCGCGACCTGCAGCGGTGCCGACCACCCCCGGTACGGCGATCTCGATGTCGACTCCAACCTGCCGGACGCGCGGATCGCCCTGGGTGGACCCGATCAGAACTCTTTCACCGCAGCGGTTTTGGCCGATGCCGGCCCGATCTACACCGAGGAACTCGAGCGCCAGCTCCAGTCGGCGGGCCGCGCCAGGGTCTGGGTACCGGCCGCTGCATCGTTGGCCGACGAGTGGGTGCCCGGCGCGGACCTGCGCGCGGTCCGTGCGCTCCCGGTGCTCGTAATCGCGGCAGCGGAGCTCGACGCCGCAACCGATGCCGTTGTCGAGGATCTCTCCGACTTCGAGATCGTCGTCGACCAGGCGGCGCCCGCCTGGCTCGAACCGTTCGAGTCGCACACCGTCGCGGTGCTCAACCGTGGGGTGCCTGGATTCGCCGTCGATTCGGACGGCACGCTGCACACCTCACTGATGCGCTCGTGCACCGGTTGGCCGTCGGGCACCTGGATCGATCCGCCGAAGCGCACCGCACCGGACGGATCCAACTTTCAGCTGCAGCACTGGACACACACCTTCGACTACGCGGTCGTCTCCGGTGAGGGCGATTGGCGCCAGGCCGCCATACCGGCCCGCAGTGCCGAGTTCTCCCGACCGCCGCAGGTCGTCACCGAAAACACCCATGCCGCAGGCGGTTTGCCGCCATGGGGATCGCTGCTGGAGATCGAACCCGCGGGCACCGTGCAACTCGGCGCGCTGAAAGCGGCGGGTAACCCACTGGCGGGCGGTAGCGCACGGCATGTCCACCCGGCCGACGGCGTCGCGGTGCGACTGGTCGAAACCTCCGGTACCGCAACCGATGTGGAGATCCGCTCGGGTTTACGCCGGGTCTCGGCGGCAGCCCGCGTCGACCTCCTGGAACAACCTCGAGTTCAGCAAGTGTCGGAAGACCTTTCACTGCACGGATTCGAGATCGCGACGGTGCTGACCCGGCTGAACCTGCCACAGGTCCTGGAGGCCGATCACGCGGTGCTGGCACCCGACGCGGAGGCCGCACAACCGCTGTATGCGCGGTACTGGCTGCACAACCGCGGGCCCGCGCCGCTGGGCGGTCTACCGGCAGTCGCTCATCTACATCCGCAGCACATTTCGGTCGAACCCGATTCCGATGCGCAGCTGCGACTTACGGTGGTGAGCGACTGCAGCGATACGGTGCTACACGGTCACGTGCGACTCCTACTCCCGGACGGTTGGACGGCCGACCCCGCCGAGCTCCCGTTCATGTTGCCGCCGAGCGCGCATCTGGCGACCGGCGTGGTGCTCACCGCGCCGGCAGACGTGCCATCCGGTCTGTATCCGGTTCGGGCGGAACTCGCTTTGACCGGCAACCACGTCTCGATGCCGCCGTCCTGGCGCCAGGTGGTCGAGGATGTCTGCGTCGTATCGGTTTCTGCGCCACCCGACGACAGTCTGCTGCGGTTCGTCGCCGAACCAGAACCCGTCGACGTCAAGGCAGGTGAGCGCGCAACGCTGAGCGTCAGCGTCGGTACCGACGCGTACGCGGACGTCGCCGTGGAAGCTCACGTGATCAGTCCGTGGGGAACATGGGAGTGGATCGGTCCCGGCGCAACCGGTGTCGAACTGACGGCCCGCGGCACAGCGCAACTCAGCTTCGACGTCGCACCCCCGGTGTGGGCCCCACCCGGCGAGTGGTGGGCGCTGATCCGGGTGGCCGCCGCCGGGCAGCTGCTGTACTCACCCGCGGTCAAGGTGACGGTCCGATGA